Below is a genomic region from Candidatus Aegiribacteria sp..
AGATATGGCATATAGCTAATGTGAAAAGGCTTGGTAGATTCAATTACCTTGAGTTTACGAGAGAATTCTACTGTGTGGATGGTTTCGCTGTAGAAATGAGGAAAAGAGAAGTATCGGATTTAGAAATACAGGATTATCTTTGTGTACTAGCTAAGCAATTCAATCCATTTTGGTTTCATCAGGGCTTTGACTATATGGCCTTTAATATACTTGAACAAGCAGTCAAGCAAGCATATAAAGGTCTATGCTCAGTACATCCTGATTCTGATTTTGTATTACCCCGGAATATTGAAGATTGGGAGAAACAAGTCCGATTTTCAATTCTCATGTATGGAGCGTATTTTCAGGCATATAAACCAAGAAATGAACAATACGTCGGAGGTGAAGCTGATACTCTTGCAATACCATGGCCAAAATTCAAGTAATTTGAGTTCTTTAGCAGATTACAAAGCATAACTATTAATTCATATAAGGAAGGGGCAGACAATGGGTGAATGGGCTGATTATTGTATAGTTGCAATTAGATATGGAAATTCACGCAAAGAAATTTCACATCTTAAGGTGAGAAGAGATCTCTCTAGTCATTTTGGATCTCCTGAAACTTGGACAAAGGAAGAGACTAGAATAAAGATCACAGACTTCTTCAGGGATATAATTACCATGACTTATGATGGTGAAAATTGGAATAAAGGAGCAAAGGTTCAAGCTGTAAGAATTGATAATAACTATTATCTCCGAACAAATGCGAATAGTATCAAGGAAGATAACCTTGGAGAACTTCCTGAATTCTAAAAGAAGAGGGTTCAGTTCCTATTGAGATTATGTAGAGTAAAATAGTCTGGAAAAACATGTCAGAAGTTCCTAATAAAACTGAATCAAGGGCAAACTGGTCGCTGGGAATGTCCATACTAGCATTAGTAGTGTCAATAATAGCTGGGATTTACTTTCCATATTTTCTGGAAGATCGCGAACTTTCTTTACTAACATCCGGTTTTAGTTATATCACTCACACAACTATAGAGAATGATAGCACAATAACGAATATTCTTGCCTGCGATCTCAC
It encodes:
- a CDS encoding DUF3892 domain-containing protein, which encodes MGEWADYCIVAIRYGNSRKEISHLKVRRDLSSHFGSPETWTKEETRIKITDFFRDIITMTYDGENWNKGAKVQAVRIDNNYYLRTNANSIKEDNLGELPEF